The following proteins are co-located in the Haloarcula marismortui ATCC 43049 genome:
- a CDS encoding helix-turn-helix domain-containing protein codes for MREFIFTIDYEWNVDPVMDVFIDYPETHSRTIACNVTRDGMWRLERVAGPETALEQLDDVYDDPVQCTECIGTRNCKTDWTYEVIGSDPGARTVYSYRSEAGDCHSIPRLAIDHVGRGVLVETERRGSRCEWRLLLCSDAGVDGLFEEMKSELREGLTVEFRQLSSPSYWVDEAVTLAELPPEQQAAVEAAVEHGYYRTPRDTSLTDLAETLDVSRSTLQYRLQRAEAWIVRSFVTRSMGPVQADEDVAEGGRLRIGRSGV; via the coding sequence ATGCGAGAGTTCATCTTCACTATCGACTACGAGTGGAACGTCGACCCCGTTATGGACGTGTTCATCGACTATCCGGAGACCCATTCCCGGACGATAGCGTGCAACGTCACACGAGACGGGATGTGGCGGCTCGAGCGCGTCGCCGGCCCGGAGACTGCGCTTGAACAGCTGGATGACGTGTACGACGACCCGGTCCAGTGTACCGAGTGCATCGGAACCCGTAACTGCAAGACGGACTGGACGTACGAGGTCATCGGCTCGGACCCCGGCGCTCGGACGGTGTACAGCTACCGGTCGGAAGCCGGCGACTGTCACTCGATTCCGCGGTTAGCCATCGACCACGTCGGCCGCGGCGTCCTCGTCGAGACTGAGCGCCGTGGCAGCCGGTGTGAGTGGCGGCTCCTCCTCTGTAGCGACGCCGGCGTCGACGGCCTGTTCGAGGAGATGAAATCCGAGCTCCGGGAGGGACTCACCGTCGAATTCCGGCAGCTCAGTTCCCCCTCGTACTGGGTCGACGAGGCCGTGACGCTGGCGGAGCTGCCGCCGGAACAACAGGCCGCTGTCGAGGCTGCCGTCGAACACGGCTACTACCGGACGCCCCGGGACACCTCGCTCACTGACCTCGCAGAGACGCTCGACGTGTCACGGTCGACGCTCCAGTACCGCCTCCAGCGTGCGGAGGCGTGGATCGTCCGGTCGTTCGTCACGCGGTCGATGGGGCCAGTTCAGGCCGACGAAGATGTCGCCGAGGGTGGACGCCTCCGTATCGGTCGCTCGGGCGTGTAG
- a CDS encoding DUF7537 family lipoprotein: MTTRLLTVLVVSLLVLAGCLGGGPAVGDGTDADDGGAAPADRDDLSVEATDRLLRDAGSFTARWSYSTTEAGETATITNVYQVDLQANRSLETFTMSGPDARTDFETFVADGSAYTRYETDGEAFYQVRPQDDTSFQSAVDRGTLSYESVDDARFVGTETFDGVTVDRYEYSDLSTWRQFGAGAFGSGGNVTVTDFTVVILVDSDGLARQTAWTLTGETDNGETVSIEWRYEITDVGSTDVPDPDWLAEARSQQSTATT, from the coding sequence ATGACAACGCGGTTACTTACTGTGCTGGTGGTGTCACTGCTCGTCCTTGCCGGGTGTCTCGGCGGCGGTCCGGCGGTGGGCGACGGGACTGATGCAGACGACGGCGGGGCCGCACCGGCAGACCGGGACGACCTTTCGGTTGAGGCGACGGACCGCCTCCTGCGAGACGCGGGCAGTTTCACCGCGAGGTGGTCGTACTCGACGACTGAGGCCGGCGAGACGGCTACGATAACGAACGTCTATCAGGTGGACCTGCAGGCGAACCGTTCGCTGGAGACGTTCACGATGTCCGGGCCGGACGCCAGAACTGATTTCGAGACGTTTGTCGCCGACGGCTCGGCCTACACGCGGTACGAGACTGACGGCGAAGCGTTCTATCAGGTCAGGCCACAGGACGACACCTCGTTCCAGTCCGCCGTCGACCGCGGGACGCTCAGCTACGAATCAGTCGATGACGCCCGCTTTGTCGGGACAGAAACCTTCGACGGCGTCACGGTGGACCGCTACGAGTACTCGGACCTCTCGACCTGGCGGCAGTTCGGTGCCGGCGCGTTCGGGTCCGGCGGGAACGTGACTGTGACCGATTTCACTGTCGTGATTCTGGTCGATTCGGACGGACTTGCACGCCAGACAGCGTGGACGCTGACCGGCGAGACTGACAACGGCGAAACGGTCTCAATCGAGTGGCGCTACGAGATCACCGACGTCGGGTCGACTGACGTTCCAGACCCGGACTGGCTTGCAGAGGCCCGGTCTCAGCAATCGACCGCAACCACGTGA
- a CDS encoding C-terminal binding protein has product MERVVASDDPMIDVDRLRAELDADVVVAETDDEDAVRDAAAGAAGLVVDVNTPVTAGVLDALDDLKIVARAGVGIDNIDVSAAADNGVTVTNVPEYCTDEVATHTVTLLLDCVRTLTAYDRDVRDGGWGWERTRPVHRVRDQTLGLVSFGPIARRVRDQLRGFDLDVIAYDPYVDAEEMADADVEKVALETLYERADYVSLHAPLTGETAEMIDADALAAMREQAILVNTGRGGLVDEAALRTALEDGMIGAAGLDVLAEEPPTAEHPLVGLDNCIVTPHAAWYSEEARDDLNAAVAANVEAALAGETPPNRIDPDTDWL; this is encoded by the coding sequence ATGGAACGTGTGGTCGCAAGCGATGACCCGATGATAGATGTCGACCGACTGCGAGCGGAACTCGACGCTGATGTCGTCGTCGCGGAGACAGACGACGAGGACGCGGTCCGGGACGCCGCTGCCGGGGCAGCGGGCCTCGTCGTGGACGTGAACACGCCGGTCACTGCCGGCGTGCTTGACGCGCTGGACGACCTCAAGATCGTTGCGAGAGCGGGCGTCGGTATCGACAACATCGACGTGTCTGCGGCGGCAGACAACGGCGTGACCGTCACGAACGTCCCCGAGTACTGTACCGACGAGGTCGCTACCCACACGGTGACGCTACTGCTTGACTGTGTTCGGACGCTTACGGCCTACGACCGCGACGTTCGCGACGGCGGCTGGGGCTGGGAGCGAACCCGGCCGGTGCATCGCGTCCGCGACCAGACGCTGGGCCTCGTCTCTTTCGGCCCCATCGCGCGGCGGGTGCGCGACCAACTGCGTGGCTTTGACCTCGACGTGATTGCCTACGACCCCTACGTCGATGCCGAGGAGATGGCCGACGCCGATGTCGAAAAGGTCGCGCTGGAGACGCTGTACGAGCGAGCTGACTACGTTTCCCTCCACGCGCCGCTGACCGGGGAGACGGCAGAGATGATAGACGCCGACGCGCTCGCAGCGATGCGTGAGCAGGCAATTCTGGTCAACACCGGCCGTGGCGGCCTCGTCGACGAAGCGGCGCTCCGGACGGCGCTGGAGGACGGAATGATTGGAGCGGCGGGTCTCGATGTACTCGCCGAGGAACCGCCGACGGCTGAGCACCCGCTGGTCGGCCTTGACAACTGTATCGTCACGCCGCATGCGGCCTGGTACTCTGAGGAAGCTCGCGACGACCTTAATGCCGCCGTCGCGGCGAACGTCGAAGCCGCGCTGGCCGGCGAGACGCCGCCGAACCGAATCGACCCGGACACGGACTGGCTGTAG
- a CDS encoding ubiquitin-like small modifier protein 1, with protein MQIELRFFANFREAVGQKTVHREYETDLQAGDVLRQLSEEFTEMDLFEDGELREYLTILRNGRDIAHLDGLETPLEDGDELSVFPPVAGG; from the coding sequence ATGCAAATCGAGCTGCGGTTTTTTGCCAACTTCCGGGAAGCCGTCGGACAGAAAACGGTTCACCGCGAGTATGAAACGGACCTGCAGGCGGGCGATGTGCTCCGACAGCTCTCCGAGGAGTTCACAGAGATGGACCTATTTGAGGACGGCGAACTGCGAGAGTATCTGACAATCCTCCGGAACGGAAGAGACATTGCCCATCTCGATGGTCTAGAGACCCCACTGGAAGACGGAGACGAACTTAGCGTGTTCCCGCCAGTTGCCGGGGGGTAA
- a CDS encoding MoaD/ThiS family protein yields MSSETVERQSSAMDLTTVEVRCTGHVRRVVGEPALSYTFEGNTLRDFLDAFFQEYDVGDMLIAETEADATTEGWAPEIADLPGDWAKNPEGEQTRCYARVAVNGEFNEHLDGLDTELETGDRIGLLYPFIFCC; encoded by the coding sequence ATGAGCAGTGAGACAGTAGAGCGACAGTCGTCGGCAATGGACCTGACTACTGTCGAGGTCAGGTGCACCGGCCACGTTCGCCGGGTCGTCGGCGAACCGGCGCTGTCATACACGTTCGAAGGGAACACGCTACGTGACTTCCTCGACGCGTTCTTTCAGGAGTACGACGTGGGCGATATGCTCATCGCGGAAACCGAAGCCGACGCCACCACCGAGGGCTGGGCCCCGGAGATAGCGGACCTGCCGGGCGACTGGGCGAAAAACCCCGAAGGCGAACAGACCAGATGCTACGCGCGAGTGGCGGTCAACGGTGAGTTCAACGAACATCTCGACGGACTGGACACGGAACTGGAAACCGGCGACCGCATCGGGTTGCTATACCCGTTCATCTTCTGTTGCTGA
- a CDS encoding aldehyde ferredoxin oxidoreductase family protein: MTDLGGFQDHVARIDLGDGDVAYEGIDEEDAKKYIGARGLGVKYVFDQGPDVDPLGPENLLAFMNGPLTGTQVTMSGRIAICTKSPLTGTVTDSHHGGWSGARLKWSGFDGLLFEGQADEPVYALVEDGEVELRDASHLWGQGVHDTIDDLEGEIEGGSLGKNLSVMAIGQGGENEVKYACIVNEDDRASGRGGTGCVMGNKNLKAVVVKSSTRMPKPKDQETFQEGHKQAMQVIQESDVTAPNEGGLSMYGTNVLMNPTEEMDGLPTKNGKYSSTRAYSDAEGDGERIIDSENVSGENVRENILVDEPTCHSCPVACKKEVEVQAMHKGEEMNVRTESYEYESAWALGPNSGHVERDKIAVMLDRCNDLGVDTIDVGNTMAMTMEMTEEGKLDELDDGLDWGDAETMIDMIEMIAHRETELADHLAEGPDHLAEEFDAHTNSLAVKGQTMAAYDPRCMKGMAIGYATSNRGACHLRGYTPAAEILGIPEKVDPREWEGKGELCATFQDLHAISDSFDICKFNAFAEGIEEYVLQYNGMTGLDVSEEELMEAGERVYNLERYYNNLAGFDGSDDDLPNRFVEGDEHAMPAQGGSEGELAELSKMKDEYYEVRGWENGVVPDEKLDELGIDIGPGTGVSSGGAAAPSDD, encoded by the coding sequence ATGACAGACCTTGGTGGCTTTCAGGACCACGTGGCACGGATCGACCTCGGAGACGGGGACGTAGCCTACGAAGGTATTGACGAGGAAGACGCGAAAAAGTATATCGGTGCACGCGGACTCGGCGTGAAGTATGTCTTCGACCAGGGGCCGGACGTTGACCCGCTTGGGCCGGAGAACCTGCTGGCGTTCATGAACGGGCCGCTGACGGGGACACAGGTGACGATGAGCGGTCGTATCGCCATCTGTACGAAGTCGCCGCTGACGGGGACCGTCACTGATTCCCACCACGGCGGCTGGTCCGGGGCGCGACTGAAGTGGTCGGGCTTCGACGGACTGCTGTTCGAAGGGCAGGCTGACGAGCCGGTGTATGCGCTCGTCGAAGACGGCGAAGTGGAACTGCGCGACGCCTCACACCTCTGGGGGCAGGGCGTCCACGACACTATCGACGACCTCGAAGGCGAAATCGAGGGCGGCTCGCTGGGCAAGAACCTTTCCGTAATGGCCATCGGCCAGGGCGGTGAGAACGAGGTCAAATACGCCTGTATCGTCAACGAGGACGACCGCGCGTCGGGTCGCGGTGGCACCGGCTGCGTGATGGGCAACAAGAACCTCAAAGCCGTCGTCGTCAAGTCCAGCACTCGGATGCCGAAGCCAAAAGACCAAGAGACGTTCCAGGAGGGCCACAAGCAGGCGATGCAGGTCATCCAGGAATCCGACGTGACCGCGCCCAATGAAGGCGGACTCTCGATGTACGGGACCAACGTCCTGATGAATCCCACCGAGGAGATGGACGGTCTCCCGACGAAAAACGGGAAGTACTCGTCGACGCGAGCGTACTCGGACGCCGAGGGCGACGGCGAGCGTATCATCGACTCAGAGAACGTCTCGGGCGAAAACGTCCGGGAGAACATCCTTGTTGACGAGCCGACCTGTCACTCCTGTCCGGTCGCCTGCAAGAAGGAAGTCGAGGTGCAGGCGATGCACAAGGGCGAGGAGATGAACGTCCGCACCGAATCCTACGAGTACGAGTCCGCGTGGGCGCTCGGCCCGAACTCCGGCCACGTCGAACGCGACAAGATTGCAGTGATGCTCGACCGGTGTAACGACCTCGGCGTCGACACCATCGATGTTGGTAACACCATGGCGATGACGATGGAGATGACCGAGGAGGGCAAACTCGACGAACTCGACGACGGTCTGGACTGGGGCGACGCCGAGACGATGATCGACATGATCGAGATGATCGCCCACCGCGAGACGGAACTCGCGGACCACCTCGCCGAGGGGCCGGACCATCTCGCCGAGGAGTTCGACGCTCACACCAACTCTCTCGCGGTCAAAGGCCAGACGATGGCCGCCTACGACCCGCGCTGTATGAAGGGGATGGCAATCGGGTACGCGACCTCAAACCGTGGGGCGTGTCACCTGCGCGGCTACACCCCAGCAGCCGAAATTCTCGGTATCCCGGAGAAGGTTGACCCGCGAGAGTGGGAGGGCAAAGGCGAGCTGTGTGCTACCTTCCAGGACCTGCACGCTATCAGTGACTCCTTCGACATCTGCAAGTTCAACGCCTTCGCGGAAGGTATCGAGGAGTACGTCCTGCAGTACAACGGCATGACTGGGCTGGACGTGAGCGAGGAGGAACTGATGGAGGCCGGCGAGCGCGTCTACAACCTCGAACGGTACTACAACAACCTCGCGGGCTTCGACGGGTCCGACGACGACCTGCCAAACCGGTTCGTGGAGGGCGACGAGCACGCGATGCCAGCCCAAGGCGGTTCCGAGGGCGAACTCGCGGAACTCTCGAAGATGAAAGACGAGTACTACGAGGTCCGTGGCTGGGAGAACGGCGTCGTTCCCGACGAGAAACTCGACGAACTGGGAATCGATATCGGCCCCGGAACCGGCGTCAGCTCCGGCGGCGCAGCGGCACCGAGCGACGACTGA
- a CDS encoding 50S ribosomal protein L15e, with protein MARSAYSYIRDAWKNPGDGQLAELQWQRQQEWRNEGAVERIERPTRLDKARSQGYKAKQGVIVARVSVRKGSARKRRHKAGRRSKRQGVTRITRRKDIQRVAEERASRTFPNLRVLNSYSVGQDGRQKWHEVILIDPNHPAIQNDDDLSWICADDQADRVFRGLTGAGRRNRGLSGKGKGSEKTRPSLRSNGGKGK; from the coding sequence ATGGCACGAAGCGCATATTCGTACATTCGAGATGCCTGGAAGAACCCAGGCGACGGACAACTCGCAGAACTACAGTGGCAGCGCCAGCAGGAATGGCGCAACGAAGGGGCCGTCGAGCGCATCGAGCGCCCGACCCGCCTCGACAAGGCCCGCTCGCAGGGTTACAAGGCCAAGCAGGGCGTTATTGTCGCCCGCGTCTCCGTCCGCAAGGGCAGCGCACGCAAGCGCCGCCACAAGGCCGGCCGCCGCTCCAAGCGCCAGGGCGTCACGCGCATCACCCGCCGGAAGGACATCCAGCGCGTCGCCGAGGAACGCGCCTCCCGCACCTTCCCGAACCTGCGCGTGCTCAACAGCTACTCCGTCGGTCAGGACGGCCGCCAGAAGTGGCATGAGGTCATCCTCATCGACCCGAACCACCCGGCCATCCAGAACGACGACGACCTGTCGTGGATCTGTGCTGACGACCAGGCCGACCGCGTCTTCCGCGGTCTGACCGGTGCCGGTCGCCGCAACCGCGGCCTCAGCGGCAAGGGCAAGGGTAGCGAAAAGACCCGCCCGTCGCTGCGCAGCAACGGCGGCAAGGGCAAGTAA
- a CDS encoding Brp/Blh family beta-carotene 15,15'-dioxygenase: MSYRSAVEPSVRYRVALAPGWVASLAVVAPFLAGVSIPPALQYAPLVVSAVLLGLPHGAVDHLAVARTRGERPDWRAIARVFALYGVVGGAYAVTWFLAPAAAFVLFIAVTWFHWGQGDLYALRALADADHLRSLPQRIGTVLVRGGLPMLVPLLAFPEWYRRVATDLVSLFAPDAVAAIGWAFRTDVRTALALAYGALVVATLAVGFARADARRPWLLDAGETLGLLAYFALVPPVLAIGVYFCLWHSLRHVARLLLVDDDATAALQNRDPSAALARFARDAAPLTAASLALLGGLYFLVPNPPGSVPEWVALYLVFIAVVTLPHVVVVSIMDREQGVWA; encoded by the coding sequence GTGAGCTACCGCAGCGCCGTCGAACCGTCGGTTCGCTACCGGGTCGCACTGGCTCCCGGCTGGGTCGCTAGCCTCGCCGTCGTCGCTCCGTTTCTCGCGGGGGTCTCGATACCACCTGCGCTCCAGTACGCCCCGCTGGTTGTCAGCGCTGTCCTGCTCGGCTTGCCCCACGGCGCAGTCGACCACCTCGCGGTCGCACGGACCCGTGGCGAGCGCCCGGACTGGCGTGCTATCGCCCGCGTGTTCGCGCTCTACGGCGTCGTTGGCGGGGCTTACGCCGTCACCTGGTTCCTCGCACCCGCGGCGGCCTTCGTCCTGTTCATCGCGGTGACGTGGTTCCACTGGGGGCAGGGCGACCTCTACGCGCTACGCGCGCTGGCCGACGCCGACCACCTCCGGTCACTCCCGCAGCGAATCGGAACCGTCCTCGTCCGCGGCGGCCTGCCGATGCTAGTCCCGCTGCTCGCGTTCCCGGAGTGGTACCGCCGCGTCGCGACGGACCTCGTCTCGCTGTTCGCGCCCGACGCCGTGGCCGCTATCGGCTGGGCGTTCCGGACCGACGTGCGGACCGCGCTCGCCCTCGCCTACGGCGCGCTCGTCGTGGCGACGCTGGCCGTCGGGTTCGCTCGCGCCGATGCCCGCCGGCCGTGGCTGCTCGACGCCGGTGAGACGCTGGGCCTGCTTGCCTACTTCGCCCTCGTCCCGCCGGTGCTCGCCATCGGCGTGTACTTCTGTCTGTGGCACTCGCTGCGCCACGTCGCCCGCCTGCTGCTGGTCGACGACGACGCCACTGCCGCACTCCAGAACCGCGACCCATCGGCGGCACTGGCGCGGTTTGCCCGCGACGCCGCCCCGCTGACCGCTGCCTCGCTCGCTCTCCTCGGCGGGCTATATTTCCTTGTCCCAAATCCGCCGGGGTCCGTCCCGGAGTGGGTCGCGCTGTACTTGGTGTTCATCGCTGTCGTCACACTGCCTCACGTCGTTGTGGTCAGCATTATGGACCGCGAACAGGGCGTCTGGGCGTAG
- a CDS encoding lycopene cyclase domain-containing protein: MLSTLTYLQFHALFVVPVVAGLALTATYRLGSRRDVLTGTAILTGLALVYTTPWDGALIRRGVWWYGDGAVLLRFWSIPLGEYLFFILQTAMVGLWVARFRVDTERPLATPTRTRLVGLAVALVVVLSGLALLRSDSGLYLGSLLVWSGPILAIQWLFGWHFLVGEWRTVSVATLVPMAYLCGIDSIAIRLGVWTISKQYTTGYTVPLLDLPIEEAVFFLLTTLFVVQGVVLYTWLMDRWE, from the coding sequence ATGCTGTCTACCCTCACGTATCTCCAGTTTCACGCCCTCTTCGTGGTCCCAGTCGTGGCCGGCCTAGCGTTGACGGCTACCTACCGCCTCGGGAGCCGCCGGGACGTACTCACAGGAACAGCTATCCTCACCGGTCTGGCGCTCGTCTACACGACGCCGTGGGACGGCGCGCTCATCCGGCGCGGCGTCTGGTGGTACGGCGACGGCGCTGTACTGCTTCGGTTCTGGTCGATACCCCTCGGCGAGTACCTCTTTTTCATCCTGCAGACGGCGATGGTGGGGCTGTGGGTGGCCCGGTTTCGGGTAGACACGGAGCGCCCGCTGGCCACGCCAACACGAACGCGACTCGTCGGGCTTGCCGTTGCGCTCGTCGTCGTGCTGTCCGGCCTTGCACTCCTGCGCTCCGATTCGGGGCTGTACCTCGGGTCCCTGCTGGTCTGGAGCGGTCCGATTCTCGCCATTCAGTGGCTGTTTGGGTGGCATTTCCTCGTCGGCGAGTGGCGGACCGTGAGCGTCGCGACACTGGTCCCAATGGCCTATCTCTGTGGTATCGACAGCATCGCCATCCGACTCGGCGTCTGGACGATTTCAAAACAGTACACGACCGGCTACACGGTTCCCCTGCTTGACCTGCCGATTGAGGAAGCGGTGTTTTTCCTCCTGACGACGCTGTTCGTCGTGCAGGGGGTCGTGCTCTATACTTGGCTCATGGACAGATGGGAGTGA
- a CDS encoding phytoene/squalene synthase family protein, whose protein sequence is MHSDNIQTSKSIQQETGRTFHLATRLLPERIRHPTYVMYAFFRVADEVVDQTDGPPPTVQHEQLEVIREAALGNIDPEETDHEAVMAAFQDLADRHDISEETINVFIDAMEMDIAQARYETFEDLREYMGGSAVAVGHMMTEVMDPPQKEEALPHATALAEAFQLSNFLRDVREDIHDYGRVYLPQETLERHGVTEEQLADAEVDDAFRAVMQEELARTDELYREGVAGIRYLPEDCQFGVLLAAVLYADHHRLIRDRGYDVLTETPDLTRRRRLWLLARTWWHWRRNGDPEATFYTVSAVSERGPGETPTDTHSHGQPTWRG, encoded by the coding sequence ATGCATTCCGATAACATCCAAACCAGCAAATCGATACAGCAGGAAACCGGACGGACGTTCCACCTTGCGACGCGTCTGCTTCCGGAGCGTATCCGCCACCCGACGTACGTCATGTACGCGTTTTTCCGGGTCGCGGACGAGGTCGTCGACCAGACGGACGGGCCGCCGCCGACCGTTCAGCACGAGCAACTGGAGGTGATTCGCGAGGCCGCACTCGGGAACATCGACCCGGAAGAAACCGACCACGAGGCAGTCATGGCGGCGTTTCAGGACCTGGCTGACCGTCACGACATCTCCGAGGAGACGATTAACGTCTTCATCGACGCGATGGAGATGGACATCGCACAGGCCCGCTATGAGACGTTTGAGGACCTCCGTGAGTACATGGGCGGTTCTGCCGTCGCCGTCGGCCACATGATGACGGAGGTAATGGACCCGCCACAGAAGGAGGAGGCCCTGCCCCACGCGACGGCACTGGCCGAAGCGTTCCAGCTTTCGAACTTCCTGCGGGATGTTCGTGAGGACATTCACGACTACGGCCGGGTGTATCTCCCACAGGAGACGCTCGAGCGCCACGGCGTCACCGAGGAGCAACTGGCCGACGCCGAGGTCGATGACGCCTTCCGCGCCGTGATGCAGGAGGAACTGGCCCGGACCGACGAACTCTACCGCGAGGGCGTCGCCGGCATCCGGTACCTGCCGGAAGACTGCCAGTTTGGCGTGTTGCTGGCTGCGGTCCTGTACGCTGACCACCACCGGCTTATCCGTGACCGCGGGTACGACGTGCTGACGGAGACACCGGACCTCACCCGTCGCCGCCGGCTGTGGCTCCTCGCCCGCACGTGGTGGCACTGGCGGCGTAACGGCGACCCCGAAGCGACGTTCTACACCGTGAGCGCTGTCTCCGAGCGTGGCCCCGGTGAGACGCCAACAGACACTCACAGCCACGGGCAGCCCACGTGGCGTGGATGA